In Exiguobacterium sibiricum 7-3, a genomic segment contains:
- the fliD gene encoding flagellar filament capping protein FliD — MAGIRLSGLASGIDTETMIKQLMQAERAPVDRLSQKKQTLTWQRDAYREMNRGLLDLRTAASDMLLSKNYTAKTATSSDSSKVSVTASPAATAGSVTIDKIGQLASAASVTMITTAGKSSDTTLADSGMFTVTDGKINVQINSFSADGKAISETISLDATQKLSDLTSAINAKSSLGMGAVYNDITGKLVLTKTSTGKLNPSGADITIRDANANSEIVNSESLTMGQDGKNAKYTIGGQELEQRTNTFTQNGLTITLNGTATTATTLNTKLDTQANFDSIKKFVDKYNEMIDKMNKKVREEKYRDFQPLTDAQRKELSEDEVKKWEEKAISGVLKNDSFLRDGMNSFRSAISAKIDTGYSYTADSKTIELNYMSQIGITSTSDFRDGGKLKLDETKLKKMLEEQPEGVYKLFTTDAPEPTKDAQGNPIPGTAGLDGFVRQIQGFATTMRDKISKVAGLDGSVSTTYRLGKSLADLDKSMLTWADKLTSKENAYYRRFAAMEQAMSQANSQSATLASYLGQ; from the coding sequence ATGGCAGGGATACGTCTTAGTGGTCTCGCAAGTGGGATCGATACAGAAACGATGATTAAACAATTGATGCAGGCAGAACGGGCACCGGTGGATCGTCTTTCACAAAAGAAACAAACATTAACCTGGCAACGTGACGCTTACCGCGAAATGAACCGTGGCTTACTTGATTTACGAACGGCAGCAAGTGATATGCTGTTATCGAAAAATTATACAGCGAAGACTGCGACAAGTTCGGATTCATCGAAAGTATCCGTGACAGCAAGTCCAGCAGCGACAGCTGGTAGTGTGACGATTGATAAGATTGGTCAGTTAGCATCAGCAGCATCCGTAACGATGATAACAACGGCAGGAAAATCATCAGATACAACGCTTGCTGACAGTGGGATGTTTACTGTGACAGATGGAAAAATCAATGTTCAAATCAATAGCTTTTCTGCTGACGGAAAAGCAATCAGTGAAACGATTTCGCTTGATGCGACGCAAAAATTGTCAGATTTAACATCAGCTATCAATGCTAAATCAAGTCTCGGAATGGGTGCTGTCTATAACGATATTACAGGTAAACTAGTTTTAACGAAGACAAGCACCGGAAAATTGAATCCAAGTGGGGCAGATATAACGATTCGTGATGCGAATGCCAATTCCGAGATTGTGAACTCCGAGTCACTGACGATGGGGCAGGACGGTAAAAATGCAAAGTATACGATTGGCGGTCAGGAACTCGAACAACGGACCAACACCTTTACGCAAAACGGTCTGACAATCACATTAAACGGGACAGCAACGACAGCTACGACCCTCAACACGAAACTCGATACGCAAGCGAACTTTGATTCGATTAAGAAGTTTGTCGATAAGTATAACGAGATGATTGATAAGATGAATAAAAAAGTTCGGGAAGAAAAGTATCGTGATTTCCAACCGTTGACGGATGCGCAGCGAAAGGAATTAAGTGAAGACGAAGTCAAGAAATGGGAAGAGAAAGCTATCAGTGGTGTCTTGAAAAATGATAGTTTCTTACGCGACGGAATGAACTCGTTCCGGAGTGCGATTTCTGCAAAAATCGACACAGGTTACTCATACACAGCTGACTCAAAAACGATTGAACTGAATTATATGTCGCAAATCGGTATCACCTCAACAAGTGATTTCCGCGATGGAGGAAAGTTAAAGCTGGATGAAACAAAACTGAAGAAAATGCTTGAGGAACAACCGGAAGGCGTTTATAAACTATTTACGACCGATGCACCGGAACCGACAAAAGATGCTCAAGGAAATCCAATTCCGGGTACAGCTGGACTTGACGGATTTGTTCGCCAAATCCAAGGATTCGCGACGACGATGCGAGATAAAATTTCGAAGGTCGCAGGACTTGATGGTTCTGTCTCGACGACTTACCGTCTCGGAAAATCCCTCGCCGATCTTGATAAGAGTATGCTGACGTGGGCAGATAAATTAACTAGCAAAGAGAATGCTTACTATCGTCGCTTTGCAGCGATGGAACAGGCGATGAGCCAAGCGAACAGCCAATCGGCAACACTCGCTTCATACTTAGGACAATAA
- the fliS gene encoding flagellar export chaperone FliS, producing MANPYATYQTNSVTTALPQDLTLMLYEGLIKFSMLAKRAIEQGLIEQKNTNIQKAQAIILELQLTLNQSIALSKDLNNLYDYMQGRLIDANVKNDVVAIDEVISFAEEFRETWKEAMKLARQR from the coding sequence ATGGCGAACCCATACGCAACGTACCAAACGAACTCGGTTACAACCGCTTTACCACAAGACTTAACGTTGATGTTGTATGAAGGACTAATTAAGTTCTCCATGCTCGCCAAGCGTGCAATCGAACAAGGATTGATTGAACAAAAAAACACGAACATTCAAAAAGCGCAGGCAATCATCCTTGAGCTTCAATTGACGCTTAATCAATCGATTGCCTTGTCAAAAGACTTAAATAACTTGTATGACTATATGCAAGGTCGTTTAATTGATGCCAACGTCAAGAATGACGTTGTGGCAATCGACGAAGTGATTAGTTTTGCGGAAGAATTCCGCGAAACGTGGAAAGAAGCGATGAAGCTCGCGCGTCAACGATGA
- a CDS encoding GGDEF domain-containing protein, whose translation MTRPYAISLLYLLVTYLVLALTLDQTLTPAIAGSITLIGLSFCASSAFVHFLKPSNHPYRRMGLAIVLFWLGIVLNVVLALLPNRLHPVWSDALANMTLTLFLLLTAMTLARLIVWSSFRQNRLLYLDGFILFGMSLVFGYVMILQYVPDFARTTVELIAMTIYALCFMALILFFLILYTTGLRGAPQHRILIQAVALFCFTNFGYYTFLIRNQLDIAALFLPFYPLSLFGLIRYFRQVPPSITYIYTLSRPYLPYISLVLLLVWISFFKVPNIVYILTITLLFSLFLIRQYFSERLNQQLLEEHEVAQLNLAKRVKEKTALLELRKEEYRRLFLDHPDPILQINRTGTLQTMNPAAVQRFGRQLSERLSHQLRQEVVRLESSRKLLLQDDSLTYDTTLIPVPDQDYIYVLLADITETLEQQQWLEGLGYHDVLTRLPNRRYFEHFLQERLTQITAGSLLFIDLDGFKQINDSYGHDAGDYVLQETANRLQLHLRDDEVAARLGGDEFIVFLPRSKAGTILYTEELITQLNQPFWFNDSAMSVTPSIGIARYPDDGTTTSLLLIRADEAMYSVKQNEKNAYRFK comes from the coding sequence ATGACGAGACCATATGCAATCAGTCTTCTTTATTTACTTGTGACCTATCTGGTTCTAGCATTGACGCTTGACCAAACGTTGACCCCTGCCATCGCCGGCAGCATCACCTTAATCGGCTTAAGTTTTTGTGCCTCGTCAGCGTTTGTTCATTTTTTAAAACCATCCAATCATCCGTACCGCAGAATGGGGCTGGCGATTGTCTTGTTTTGGCTCGGCATTGTCCTCAACGTTGTGTTGGCACTGTTACCAAACCGTCTCCATCCTGTCTGGTCCGATGCCTTGGCAAACATGACGCTGACGCTCTTTTTACTCTTGACTGCTATGACACTGGCCCGCTTGATCGTCTGGTCGTCATTCCGTCAAAACCGGTTGCTTTATCTCGATGGCTTTATTTTATTCGGCATGTCGCTCGTCTTTGGGTATGTGATGATTTTACAGTACGTCCCTGACTTTGCCCGGACTACCGTCGAATTGATTGCGATGACAATCTACGCACTTTGTTTCATGGCACTTATTTTATTTTTTCTGATTCTCTATACAACTGGCTTACGCGGTGCGCCGCAACATCGGATTCTGATTCAGGCCGTTGCCTTATTTTGTTTCACGAACTTCGGGTACTATACGTTTCTGATCCGTAATCAACTCGACATCGCAGCGCTTTTTTTACCGTTCTACCCGCTTAGCTTGTTTGGGCTGATTCGCTATTTCCGGCAAGTCCCACCATCGATTACATACATATATACCTTGTCGCGGCCATATTTACCGTATATCAGTCTGGTACTTTTACTCGTTTGGATCTCGTTTTTCAAAGTGCCGAACATCGTCTATATCTTGACGATCACACTGCTCTTTTCGTTATTTTTAATCCGACAATATTTCTCAGAACGACTCAATCAGCAGTTGCTCGAAGAACATGAAGTCGCCCAGCTTAATCTCGCAAAGCGCGTCAAGGAAAAGACCGCACTCCTCGAATTAAGAAAAGAAGAATACCGGCGCCTGTTTCTCGATCATCCGGATCCGATTCTGCAAATCAATCGAACAGGCACACTCCAGACGATGAATCCGGCAGCAGTCCAGCGATTCGGTCGACAACTATCAGAACGGCTGTCACACCAACTCCGACAAGAAGTCGTGCGTTTAGAGTCGAGTCGCAAGTTACTGTTACAAGATGATTCCCTCACGTATGACACGACGTTGATTCCGGTACCGGATCAGGATTACATCTACGTTCTGTTAGCCGATATCACGGAGACACTCGAACAACAACAGTGGCTCGAAGGACTTGGGTATCATGATGTCTTGACCCGGTTGCCAAATCGTCGTTATTTCGAACATTTCCTGCAAGAGCGACTCACGCAGATTACAGCCGGTTCGTTACTGTTCATTGATCTTGACGGCTTCAAACAAATCAACGACTCGTATGGGCATGACGCCGGTGACTATGTTCTGCAAGAAACAGCGAATCGCCTCCAGCTCCATCTGCGGGACGACGAGGTCGCAGCCCGGCTTGGCGGTGACGAATTCATCGTCTTCCTGCCGCGCTCAAAGGCAGGTACGATTCTTTACACCGAAGAACTGATTACTCAGCTGAATCAACCGTTTTGGTTTAATGACAGCGCAATGTCTGTCACGCCGTCAATCGGGATTGCCCGATATCCGGACGACGGGACAACGACGAGCTTGTTGTTGATTCGGGCCGATGAAGCAATGTACAGCGTCAAACAAAACGAAAAAAACGCTTATCGGTTTAAATGA
- a CDS encoding DUF2225 domain-containing protein, producing the protein MPDLYLKKCRCPYCLKETETKRVLSRHIRVEHTDMDGFIHYQGPNVYFYEPIQCSHCRFIFHEAFEKLRPDVRILLETDILSTLPVLPFSATERSAKQVLYLYKLCLYMAQITLQKDSIQAMLGIRISWMYRLLEDLEQELSWTMRSVQKYETIYLNYTDAVRTGIPHDVLLLRISDLYATLGDTDNAKQWYSLIFQSKTVSDRIKKEAREHWELYREQHTI; encoded by the coding sequence ATGCCTGATCTTTATCTTAAAAAATGCCGTTGCCCCTACTGTCTCAAAGAAACGGAGACGAAACGTGTCTTGAGCCGCCATATTCGTGTCGAACACACCGATATGGATGGTTTCATTCATTATCAGGGACCTAACGTCTATTTTTACGAACCTATCCAATGTAGCCACTGTCGTTTCATTTTCCATGAAGCGTTTGAAAAACTACGGCCTGATGTCCGGATTCTACTGGAAACGGATATCTTATCAACGCTTCCGGTCTTACCTTTCTCTGCAACAGAACGTTCTGCGAAACAAGTACTGTATCTATACAAACTATGCTTGTATATGGCACAAATCACGTTACAAAAAGACAGCATCCAAGCGATGCTTGGCATTCGAATTTCCTGGATGTATCGGTTGCTGGAAGATTTGGAGCAAGAACTTTCTTGGACGATGCGATCTGTCCAAAAATACGAAACCATTTACTTAAACTATACGGATGCAGTCCGAACGGGCATTCCTCACGATGTCTTACTTTTACGAATCAGTGATTTGTATGCAACGCTAGGCGATACAGATAACGCCAAACAATGGTACAGTCTCATTTTCCAAAGTAAAACTGTTTCTGATCGAATTAAAAAGGAAGCCCGCGAGCACTGGGAATTGTACCGTGAACAACATACCATTTGA
- a CDS encoding YaaR family protein has translation MDIRRIQETSRLQTPKSGPREVEASTTFSALMQDKREHKGYERLQQKLLLVEEHGQLLAESQTIEHLEDYKEKIKDFLKDALDQSQQLEEKRGFNRRGRTKIYKVVEQVDAKLLQLTDNVISGESRRLEILDQIGEIKGMLVNVFV, from the coding sequence ATGGACATCCGGCGCATTCAAGAAACAAGCCGCCTTCAGACACCTAAGAGCGGACCACGTGAGGTCGAAGCGTCGACGACGTTTTCAGCTTTGATGCAAGATAAACGTGAGCATAAAGGCTACGAACGTCTCCAACAAAAGTTGCTGCTCGTCGAAGAGCACGGTCAGTTACTGGCAGAAAGTCAAACGATTGAACATCTCGAAGACTATAAAGAAAAAATCAAGGACTTCTTAAAAGATGCCCTCGATCAGTCGCAACAACTCGAAGAAAAACGTGGCTTCAACCGCCGTGGACGAACGAAAATCTACAAGGTCGTCGAACAAGTCGATGCGAAGTTGTTGCAACTGACCGACAACGTCATTTCCGGCGAATCACGCCGATTGGAGATTCTCGACCAAATCGGTGAAATCAAAGGAATGCTCGTCAACGTTTTTGTCTAA
- a CDS encoding flagellin N-terminal helical domain-containing protein: protein MRISNNVQALKAYRNLSANQMNVKTTMDKLSSGQKINRGADDAAGLAISEKMRNRLKALDKAEQNVLDGISMVQTVEGGLGETHNLLQRMRELAVQAGNSTLATEDRTAIQEEINQLTNEVSRIAETTQFNGKKLLTGAYGKDNAVFIQTNAGANEGIALTIDDMRGLNIGISTTVKPNADALELDYPSVNTTPEYALSVMTGSDADQAISLYTQAIDTISQQRAKLGAIQNRFEATSSVLSVSKENLTASESRIRDTDMAREMMEYAKYNILNQSGMAMIAQANALPQGVLQLLN from the coding sequence ATGCGGATTTCAAACAACGTACAGGCTTTAAAAGCCTACCGAAACTTAAGTGCCAATCAGATGAACGTCAAGACGACGATGGATAAATTATCGAGTGGCCAAAAAATCAACCGTGGTGCTGACGATGCAGCCGGTCTTGCTATTTCGGAAAAGATGCGCAATCGACTCAAAGCGCTCGATAAAGCGGAACAGAACGTCCTCGACGGAATTTCAATGGTCCAGACGGTCGAAGGTGGACTCGGCGAAACACATAACCTGTTGCAACGGATGCGCGAACTGGCCGTTCAAGCCGGTAATAGCACACTCGCGACAGAAGACCGGACCGCGATTCAGGAAGAAATCAACCAGTTGACGAATGAAGTCTCACGGATTGCTGAGACAACCCAGTTCAACGGCAAAAAATTACTGACAGGTGCATACGGAAAAGACAATGCTGTCTTCATCCAGACAAACGCCGGTGCGAATGAAGGCATTGCCTTGACAATCGATGATATGCGGGGACTGAATATCGGAATCAGTACGACCGTCAAACCGAATGCCGACGCCCTGGAACTGGATTACCCAAGCGTCAATACAACACCGGAATACGCGCTCAGTGTCATGACAGGCAGCGATGCCGATCAGGCTATCAGCCTTTATACACAAGCAATCGATACGATTTCCCAGCAACGGGCAAAACTCGGAGCAATCCAAAACCGGTTCGAAGCAACATCATCTGTCCTCAGTGTCAGTAAAGAAAACCTGACGGCGTCCGAGTCACGGATTCGTGATACCGATATGGCGCGTGAGATGATGGAGTATGCGAAGTACAATATCCTGAATCAATCGGGTATGGCAATGATCGCCCAGGCCAATGCCTTACCGCAAGGTGTCTTACAACTACTCAACTAA
- a CDS encoding flagellar export chaperone FliS, giving the protein MTEQELYQMTPQQLTETMLKGLVFQYEQAITGRDERRFDAVNVRLQKAYQLLEKLQAGLNDEGGIITAQLDQLYYYLAEQTLQAYVEPTRLDEVLQLTEELLITWQAASLKKDRPLVRAAHHERYEGMDY; this is encoded by the coding sequence ATGACCGAACAGGAACTGTACCAGATGACACCCCAACAATTGACGGAGACGATGTTAAAAGGCCTCGTCTTTCAATATGAACAGGCAATTACCGGTCGCGACGAGCGACGGTTCGATGCTGTCAACGTCCGTCTGCAAAAAGCCTACCAGCTGCTTGAAAAACTGCAGGCCGGTTTGAACGACGAAGGCGGCATCATCACAGCGCAACTCGATCAATTGTATTATTACTTAGCGGAACAGACATTACAGGCTTACGTCGAGCCGACACGCCTAGACGAAGTGTTACAGCTGACGGAAGAACTGTTAATCACCTGGCAAGCGGCCAGTCTGAAAAAAGACCGTCCCCTCGTCCGGGCGGCACACCATGAGCGTTACGAAGGGATGGACTATTAA
- a CDS encoding EscU/YscU/HrcU family type III secretion system export apparatus switch protein yields the protein MYQKIDLKHRKSAAVLRYDEASGNAPIVVARATGTAADRILQEARASGVAIEQDTSLLGHLLDLDLGTAIPPQLYDVMAELLLLIEELDHAKGRNS from the coding sequence ATGTATCAGAAAATTGATTTAAAACACCGGAAATCAGCTGCCGTCCTCCGGTACGATGAAGCGTCGGGCAATGCCCCGATCGTCGTCGCCCGGGCAACGGGTACCGCAGCCGACCGGATTTTACAGGAAGCCCGTGCAAGCGGCGTCGCGATTGAACAGGACACGTCGTTGCTCGGTCACCTGCTCGACCTTGATCTCGGAACGGCAATTCCCCCTCAACTGTATGATGTAATGGCCGAATTGTTACTGTTGATTGAAGAACTCGATCACGCGAAAGGACGGAACTCATGA
- a CDS encoding competence protein ComK: MRPFHNDEKYRITKRTVAILPCYDMMKQSIIVLEDGSTIMTPLRPYQLLQLSCRQYNSSIEERIVTAKRVASVKGKVPVVIEPTLGLVFFPTKSPKRDDCEWYAWSHMSEVIEEDGQTKLKTRNGMILPVNASPYIVRNQMKATGELMARYQQLNAMTLEDRFNAIKS; the protein is encoded by the coding sequence ATGCGACCATTCCATAATGACGAAAAGTATCGAATCACGAAACGGACCGTTGCGATTTTGCCCTGTTATGACATGATGAAACAATCCATCATCGTCTTAGAAGACGGGTCAACGATCATGACGCCGCTTCGTCCGTATCAACTCCTGCAGTTATCCTGCAGACAGTACAACAGTTCCATCGAGGAACGGATTGTCACCGCTAAACGTGTCGCTTCCGTGAAAGGAAAAGTTCCGGTCGTCATCGAACCGACACTTGGTCTTGTCTTTTTCCCTACCAAATCACCAAAACGTGATGATTGCGAGTGGTATGCCTGGAGTCATATGTCCGAAGTCATCGAGGAAGACGGACAGACGAAACTCAAAACTCGTAACGGCATGATCCTTCCCGTAAACGCCTCTCCTTACATCGTCCGCAACCAAATGAAAGCAACCGGCGAGCTGATGGCTCGTTACCAGCAATTAAACGCGATGACATTAGAGGACCGCTTTAATGCAATTAAATCTTAA
- a CDS encoding cold shock domain-containing protein: protein MEQGKVKWFNAEKGYGFIETSDAKDVFVHFSAIQAEGYKSLEEGEEVEFEIVDGDRGPQAANVSKL from the coding sequence ATGGAACAAGGTAAAGTAAAATGGTTTAATGCTGAAAAAGGTTACGGCTTCATCGAGACATCGGATGCAAAAGACGTCTTCGTCCACTTCTCGGCAATTCAAGCAGAAGGCTACAAATCACTTGAAGAAGGCGAAGAAGTAGAGTTCGAAATCGTCGATGGCGATCGTGGTCCTCAAGCAGCAAACGTCTCGAAACTGTAA
- the hpf gene encoding ribosome hibernation-promoting factor, HPF/YfiA family, whose translation MIYNIRGENLDVTDALKDYVEKKLEKLTRYFTTPTEAQTAYVNLKVNNEKQKVEVTIPMPNLLLRAEDVNGDMYAAIDLVVDKLERQIRKHKTKINRRGRAKEGGIGEYFKTLEGPEAEAPVYEEDEAELELVRTKRFTLKPMDTEEAILQMDMLGHTFFVFSDAETGNTNVVYRRKDGRYGLIEPE comes from the coding sequence ATGATCTACAACATTCGCGGTGAAAACTTGGACGTCACAGATGCTCTCAAGGACTACGTCGAGAAAAAGCTTGAAAAGTTAACTCGTTATTTTACAACTCCTACGGAAGCGCAGACGGCTTATGTCAATCTCAAAGTCAACAATGAGAAACAAAAAGTCGAAGTGACGATTCCAATGCCAAACCTCTTGCTTCGCGCAGAGGATGTCAATGGCGATATGTACGCAGCCATCGACCTCGTCGTCGATAAGCTCGAACGTCAAATCCGGAAACATAAAACGAAGATCAACCGGAGAGGCCGTGCCAAAGAAGGCGGTATTGGGGAGTACTTCAAAACGCTCGAAGGACCGGAGGCAGAAGCACCTGTCTACGAAGAGGATGAAGCGGAACTCGAACTTGTTCGGACAAAACGTTTCACACTCAAGCCGATGGATACGGAAGAAGCGATTCTTCAAATGGACATGCTCGGTCACACGTTCTTCGTCTTCTCAGACGCTGAAACGGGTAACACGAACGTCGTCTACCGTCGAAAAGATGGCCGTTACGGCTTGATTGAACCAGAATAA
- the secA gene encoding preprotein translocase subunit SecA — MANFLKELFAPTKRVLKKAEKAADAVESFEAQVAALSDQELEGKAVEFRTRLENGEDLDDILPEAFAVCREVSTRVLGMRHYRVQLIGGYVLHNGDIAEMKTGEGKTLVATLPVYLNALAGNGVHVITVNEYLAKRDRDIMEPLYAALGLSVGLNLSSMSRQEKQAAYNCDITYGTNNEFGFDYLRDNMVLYKEDRVQRPLSFAVVDEVDSILVDEARTPLIISGSAEKSTALYSQADMFAKMMKADEDYTVDIKTKSVLLTEQGIDRAEKYFGIDNLFALDHIALNHHLSLALRANSVMHRDVDYMIREDEVMIIDQFTGRVMEGRRYSEGLHQAIEAKEGVEIQRESMTLATITYQNFFRMYTKLAGMTGTAKTEEEEFRNIYNMHVVPVPTNKPIVRDDQPDLIFKTMNGKFAAVADEIERAHREGQPVLVGTVAVETSELLSSILKKRGIRHEVLNAKNHAREAEIVENAGQPNAVTIATNMAGRGTDIKLGQGVIEKGGLYILGTERHESRRIDNQLRGRAGRQGDPGASQFYLSLEDELMRRFGSDSLQSMMDRLGMDDSQPIESRMVSRAVESAQKRVEGNNFDARKQVLGYDNVMADQRKVMYADRAAILDAQSVSNIVRPMIEQTIEAGVHQYTPIEFVPEEWSIGALAEWANQTLALEEKVSEQDLFGKEREEIIELLKERTFAHYEHKRSEVPAEAFDEFEKVIVLRAVDQHWMNHIDQMDQLREGIHLRAYGQNDPLREYQSEGSLMFDTMNAAIAEEVTQFVLRADLDPNLKREKVVKDEVAVSGKEDKVVKKAPVRKNPNEQIGRNDPCWCGSGKKYKNCHGRQA; from the coding sequence ATGGCTAATTTTCTAAAAGAGTTATTCGCACCGACAAAACGTGTTCTGAAAAAAGCAGAAAAAGCGGCGGATGCCGTTGAATCATTTGAGGCACAAGTGGCTGCCTTATCGGATCAAGAATTAGAAGGAAAAGCGGTCGAATTCCGGACTCGTCTTGAGAACGGGGAAGACCTCGATGATATTTTACCGGAAGCTTTTGCGGTCTGTCGTGAAGTGTCAACACGTGTCCTCGGGATGCGTCATTACCGTGTCCAGCTGATTGGCGGATACGTCCTGCACAACGGCGATATCGCTGAAATGAAGACCGGGGAAGGGAAAACGCTTGTTGCGACACTTCCTGTCTATTTGAATGCCCTCGCCGGAAACGGCGTCCACGTCATCACCGTCAACGAATATTTGGCGAAACGTGACCGGGACATCATGGAACCACTTTATGCAGCACTCGGTTTATCAGTTGGTCTGAACTTGTCGAGCATGTCGCGCCAAGAGAAACAAGCGGCCTACAACTGTGACATCACATACGGAACGAACAATGAATTTGGATTTGATTACTTGCGTGACAACATGGTCCTCTATAAAGAAGACCGCGTGCAACGTCCGCTGTCCTTTGCTGTCGTCGATGAAGTCGACTCGATTCTTGTCGATGAAGCGCGGACACCGCTAATCATTTCCGGTTCTGCCGAAAAATCAACAGCACTCTATTCGCAGGCAGATATGTTCGCGAAGATGATGAAAGCAGATGAAGACTATACCGTCGACATCAAAACGAAAAGTGTTTTACTGACGGAACAGGGCATCGACCGTGCTGAAAAATATTTCGGCATCGATAACTTGTTCGCGCTCGATCATATCGCTTTGAACCATCACTTGAGTCTTGCGCTCCGTGCGAATTCAGTCATGCACCGGGACGTCGATTACATGATTCGTGAAGACGAAGTCATGATCATCGATCAGTTCACGGGACGTGTCATGGAAGGTCGCCGTTATTCGGAAGGGCTGCACCAGGCGATTGAAGCGAAGGAAGGCGTCGAGATTCAACGTGAATCAATGACGCTTGCGACGATCACGTACCAAAACTTCTTCCGGATGTACACGAAGCTTGCCGGCATGACCGGGACAGCGAAAACCGAGGAAGAAGAGTTCCGTAACATCTATAACATGCATGTCGTACCGGTTCCGACGAACAAACCAATCGTCCGGGACGATCAGCCGGACTTGATCTTCAAGACGATGAACGGGAAATTTGCGGCAGTCGCGGACGAAATCGAACGTGCCCACCGCGAAGGACAACCGGTCCTTGTCGGTACAGTGGCGGTCGAGACGTCTGAACTCCTCAGCAGTATTCTTAAGAAACGCGGCATCCGCCACGAAGTCTTGAATGCGAAAAACCATGCGCGGGAAGCGGAAATCGTTGAGAATGCGGGACAACCGAACGCGGTAACGATTGCAACGAACATGGCCGGTCGTGGTACCGACATCAAGCTGGGACAAGGGGTCATCGAAAAAGGTGGTCTTTACATCCTCGGGACAGAACGTCACGAATCCCGCCGGATCGATAATCAGCTCCGTGGTCGTGCCGGACGTCAAGGGGATCCAGGGGCATCGCAGTTCTATCTGTCACTTGAAGATGAATTGATGCGCCGTTTCGGATCGGATTCCCTGCAATCGATGATGGATCGTCTCGGAATGGATGATTCCCAACCAATCGAAAGCCGGATGGTCTCACGGGCCGTTGAATCGGCACAAAAACGGGTCGAAGGAAATAACTTCGATGCCCGGAAACAGGTTCTCGGATATGATAACGTCATGGCGGACCAACGGAAAGTCATGTACGCGGACCGGGCTGCGATTCTTGATGCCCAGTCGGTTTCAAATATCGTCCGTCCGATGATCGAACAGACGATTGAAGCCGGTGTCCATCAGTACACGCCAATCGAGTTCGTTCCGGAAGAGTGGAGCATTGGTGCATTAGCGGAATGGGCCAACCAAACGCTTGCGCTCGAAGAAAAAGTGTCGGAACAGGATCTGTTCGGTAAGGAACGCGAAGAAATCATCGAACTGTTAAAAGAACGGACTTTTGCCCATTACGAGCACAAACGCTCGGAAGTACCGGCTGAAGCGTTTGACGAGTTCGAGAAAGTCATCGTTCTCCGCGCCGTCGACCAGCACTGGATGAACCATATCGATCAGATGGATCAATTGCGTGAAGGGATTCATTTACGTGCCTACGGTCAAAACGATCCACTTCGTGAGTATCAATCGGAAGGTTCGCTGATGTTTGACACGATGAACGCAGCGATTGCGGAAGAAGTGACACAGTTCGTTCTCCGTGCGGATCTTGATCCGAACCTGAAACGCGAGAAAGTCGTCAAAGATGAAGTCGCGGTTTCCGGAAAAGAGGACAAGGTCGTCAAAAAAGCGCCGGTCCGCAAAAATCCAAATGAACAAATCGGACGTAACGACCCATGTTGGTGCGGATCCGGTAAAAAATATAAGAACTGTCACGGCCGTCAGGCATAA